A window of Pseudodesulfovibrio sp. JC047 contains these coding sequences:
- the yut gene encoding urea transporter — MEVLQKTPLCRFVDACLRGCGQVMFQNNALTGFLFFVGIFYNSWQLGVCAVLGTAASTLTAMALGADKGLIKNGLFGFNGTLAGIALPFYFVFSPDLLIYVVLNAALTTVIMSALANFLGKWGMPALTAPFVLATWILMFCASKFGFLQAGSLLSISIPDPHATVEIGSLSVMTFMDGITKGIGEVMFEDSMVTGIIFIIAIAVNSRISALFAIFGSLIGLVTALVMQSPEAPLRLGLYGYNSVLCAIAMGGLFYYLNWKTFLYATFCMIIGSIAQASISVLLAPIGMPSLTWPFVIVTWMFMFASHDFEHIAAVPAAVLGTPEHNLKHP; from the coding sequence ATGGAAGTGCTGCAAAAAACCCCACTGTGTCGGTTCGTGGACGCATGTCTGCGCGGATGCGGACAGGTCATGTTCCAAAACAACGCGCTGACAGGATTTCTGTTTTTTGTCGGGATATTTTACAATTCCTGGCAATTGGGCGTCTGCGCCGTGCTGGGGACAGCCGCTTCCACGCTGACGGCCATGGCACTTGGAGCGGACAAGGGACTGATTAAAAACGGTCTTTTCGGATTCAACGGAACACTCGCCGGAATCGCGCTTCCATTCTATTTCGTCTTCAGCCCCGACCTGCTGATCTATGTGGTCCTCAATGCGGCCCTGACCACGGTCATCATGAGCGCACTCGCGAATTTCCTCGGCAAATGGGGAATGCCGGCACTCACCGCACCGTTTGTTCTGGCCACATGGATTCTGATGTTCTGTGCCTCAAAATTCGGTTTTCTTCAGGCGGGTTCCCTGCTGAGCATCTCGATTCCCGATCCTCACGCCACCGTCGAAATCGGGTCACTTTCAGTGATGACCTTCATGGATGGAATAACCAAGGGCATTGGCGAAGTCATGTTTGAAGACAGCATGGTCACCGGCATCATTTTCATCATAGCCATCGCGGTCAATTCCCGGATATCCGCCCTTTTTGCCATCTTCGGTTCCCTGATCGGACTGGTGACCGCGCTCGTCATGCAATCACCGGAAGCACCGCTTCGCCTCGGCCTGTATGGATATAACTCGGTCCTGTGCGCCATCGCTATGGGCGGACTCTTCTACTATCTCAACTGGAAAACATTTCTGTACGCGACATTCTGCATGATCATCGGCTCCATTGCCCAAGCATCGATCAGCGTGCTCCTCGCTCCAATCGGTATGCCTTCACTGACATGGCCATTTGTCATCGTCACGTGGATGTTCATGTTCGCCAGTCACGATTTTGAACACATAGCCGCGGTTCCAGCAGCGGTCCTCGGGACTCCTGAACACAACCTAAAGCACCCTTAG